One window from the genome of Planctomycetota bacterium encodes:
- a CDS encoding prepilin-type N-terminal cleavage/methylation domain-containing protein, whose translation MGPADSASRRHEHRRGQPVYESRFPRGRIEHHAGALRVQHRPEPGRGPAHRQLPGGHPRSRRAAGGTGADGARDPQTPMNIDEIHGAACVHLAAGLAPRGSMRTQPRGASPAAKWTRGGFTLIELLVVVSIIALLIAILLPSLTKARASAKMLVCLSKQRQVYTASTMWSFDNKQWLVPATFYKKLDKYNLPWPSEIFRCPEVPNWIDPNNQKCIGINQNLCMPTDGPGGAYKGLVVWNWGPGDVFYNTHANARDIDVKHPDRFIYFGDSESAAGGYVLGYWWNALNGRRHDGKADLLWIDGHGTFEPDDYVYTLIPGAAGGGLPYFRTGTP comes from the coding sequence ATGGGACCTGCGGATTCAGCGTCACGACGGCACGAGCATCGTCGCGGACAACCTGTATACGAATCTCGATTTCCGCGCGGACGTATCGAACATCACGCTGGCGCGCTTCGTGTTCAACACCGGCCCGAGCCAGGGCGGGGACCTGCTCATCGACAACTACCTGGTGGTCATCCCCGCTCCCGCCGCGCTGCCGGGGGGACTGGCGCTGATGGCGCTCGTGATCCGCAGACGCCAATGAACATTGATGAAATACATGGCGCGGCGTGTGTTCATTTAGCGGCGGGGCTTGCCCCGCGCGGCTCGATGCGCACCCAACCGCGCGGGGCAAGCCCCGCCGCTAAATGGACGCGCGGGGGCTTCACGCTCATCGAACTGCTTGTCGTCGTGAGCATCATCGCGCTCTTGATCGCGATTCTGCTCCCGTCGCTCACCAAGGCGCGCGCCAGCGCGAAGATGCTCGTGTGCCTGTCCAAACAGCGGCAGGTTTACACCGCGTCGACGATGTGGAGCTTCGACAACAAGCAGTGGCTCGTCCCCGCCACGTTCTACAAGAAGCTCGACAAGTACAACCTGCCCTGGCCCAGCGAGATTTTCCGCTGTCCTGAAGTGCCCAACTGGATCGACCCCAACAATCAGAAGTGCATCGGCATCAATCAGAATCTGTGCATGCCGACCGACGGGCCGGGCGGGGCGTACAAGGGACTGGTCGTCTGGAACTGGGGGCCGGGCGATGTGTTCTACAACACGCACGCCAATGCGCGCGACATTGATGTGAAGCATCCCGACCGGTTCATCTACTTCGGCGACTCCGAAAGCGCGGCCGGCGGGTATGTGCTGGGGTATTGGTGGAACGCCTTGAACGGCCGGCGACATGACGGCAAGGCGGACCTGCTCTGGATCGACGGTCACGGCACGTTCGAGCCCGACGACTACGTCTACACGCTCATCCCCGGCGCCGCGGGCGGGGGCCTGCCCTACTTCCGCACGGGCACGCCGTGA
- a CDS encoding sigma-70 family RNA polymerase sigma factor produces the protein MTQNAEQFVTQLTAAQTAIYAYILTLLPDRGAAEDVLQETNLTLWRKADQFEAGTNFTAWACQIAHYKVLGHRRSSMRDRHVFCEATLERLAARLDAGVAQLNDRRDALRRCLDKLSDDQRDLLRKRYEPDGSVQRLADEIARPVGSVSQTLYRLRQALLECIRRRLAEERAS, from the coding sequence ATGACGCAGAATGCTGAGCAATTCGTCACGCAGTTAACCGCCGCCCAAACGGCGATTTACGCCTACATTCTGACGCTGTTGCCCGATCGCGGGGCGGCGGAGGATGTGCTTCAGGAGACGAATCTGACGCTCTGGCGCAAGGCCGATCAGTTTGAGGCGGGGACGAATTTTACCGCGTGGGCGTGTCAGATCGCGCATTACAAGGTGCTGGGCCATCGGCGCTCGTCGATGCGCGATCGTCATGTGTTCTGCGAAGCGACGCTCGAACGGCTCGCGGCCCGGCTCGACGCGGGGGTCGCCCAACTGAACGATCGACGCGATGCCCTGCGGCGCTGTCTCGACAAGCTCAGCGACGATCAGCGCGATCTATTGCGCAAGCGCTACGAGCCGGACGGATCGGTGCAGCGATTGGCGGACGAGATCGCGCGGCCGGTCGGTTCGGTGTCGCAGACGCTTTACCGGCTCCGGCAGGCGCTGCTCGAATGCATCCGCCGCCGATTGGCGGAGGAGCGGGCGTCATGA
- a CDS encoding prepilin-type N-terminal cleavage/methylation domain-containing protein gives MKHMMQHREAHCTANRRELGAFTLIELLVVVAIIGLLVSILLPSLAAAREQAKILVCATNLRTMLQATALYAQDNKDHAPLHGSDPYIMISGNGPYPSPPYWDARLVQYTGTKTYNPKLFSCPTVRAYWQKNDSATVRTYRMNLTVGGWDKATNTNKDEPTLSSFKFPGRTLVYTEDWSAWTYNTIWAWNLRDWFDLPVAHLWTDFTATAWGPRPASGGSNFSFIDGHVAFTRHIDGYPDNRVENYIINPNKDF, from the coding sequence ATGAAACACATGATGCAACATCGCGAAGCGCATTGTACGGCGAATCGGCGCGAACTCGGCGCGTTCACGCTCATCGAACTGCTCGTCGTCGTGGCGATCATCGGACTGCTCGTTTCGATTCTGCTGCCGAGTCTCGCGGCGGCGCGCGAGCAGGCGAAGATCCTCGTGTGTGCGACGAACCTGCGCACGATGCTTCAGGCGACGGCGCTGTACGCGCAGGACAACAAGGATCACGCCCCGCTGCACGGCTCGGACCCGTACATCATGATCAGCGGCAACGGGCCTTATCCCAGTCCGCCCTACTGGGACGCCCGGCTCGTTCAGTACACCGGCACGAAAACCTACAACCCCAAGCTCTTTTCATGCCCGACCGTCCGGGCCTACTGGCAGAAAAACGACTCGGCGACGGTGCGCACGTATCGCATGAACCTGACCGTCGGCGGATGGGACAAGGCGACGAACACGAACAAGGACGAACCGACGCTCAGCTCGTTCAAGTTCCCCGGGCGGACGCTGGTGTACACGGAGGACTGGTCGGCGTGGACGTACAACACGATCTGGGCATGGAACCTGCGCGACTGGTTCGACCTGCCGGTGGCGCATCTGTGGACCGACTTCACCGCCACGGCCTGGGGCCCGCGACCGGCGTCGGGCGGCTCCAACTTCTCCTTCATCGACGGACACGTCGCCTTCACCCGCCACATCGACGGCTACCCCGACAACCGCGTCGAGAATTACATCATCAATCCCAACAAAGATTTTTGA
- the gcvP gene encoding aminomethyl-transferring glycine dehydrogenase, protein MTDDLLKPSDTFVRRHLGPREHELAEMLERIGYASLDALADAVVPAAIRLKKPMKLTGLDKVRGEFELVASLRKMAEQNQVMRSMIGMGYYDTIVPPVIGRNILENPGWYTQYTPYQAEISQGRLEALLNFQTMVSDLTALPLAGASLLDEGTAAAEAMAMCFAVANHDKPAFFIADDCHPQTINVVRTRAISMGIELRVGPVGSIDLSSQDICGVLVQYPNTTGQIHDYADLAAQVHGADALLVVATDLLALTLLKAPGEFGADIAVGSSQRFGVPMGYGGPHAAFLSTHEKYARKMPGRLVGVSRDSAGNPAYRLSIQTREQHIKRDRATSNICTAQVLLAIMAGMYAVYHGPEGLTRIARRVHGYASLLARGVQRLGHALLTTTYFDTLAVEPATPAGPIVAGALKRGLNLRRFADGSIGIALDETTTRADIADVLAAFNEGVVPEWFADEAASADDLTVDQRLVRRSSFLTHPVFNAYHAEHEMLRYIRRLESRDLSLCHSMIPLGSCTMKLNATSEMIPVTWPQFGKLHPFAPADQAKGYAKLFEDLETWLAQVTGFAAVSLQPNAGSQGEYAGLLAIRGYHEARNDTHRTVCLIPTSAHGTNPASAVIAGFSVVTVACDANGNIDLDDLAAKATEHADNLAALMITYPSTHGVFEAGVRDACRIVHERGGLVYMDGANMNAQVGLTSPGEIGADVCHLNLHKTFCIPHGGGGPGMGPIAVNDKLKDFLPSHPLVEDAAVGPVSAAPWGSASILPISWVYIALMGAEGLTRATQVAILNANYIARRLAGHYDVVYTGQHGLVAHECIMDCREFLHSAHVSVEDIAKRLMDYGFHAPTMSWPVGGTLMIEPTESESKAELDRFCDAMISIREEIRAIERGDMDGEDNPLHHAPHTAAVVTADEWTRKYSRQQAAYPAPWLKQYKFWPSVGRIDNPYGDRNLICTCPPLSAYGK, encoded by the coding sequence ATGACTGATGACCTTTTGAAGCCGTCGGATACGTTTGTTCGCCGCCATCTGGGGCCGCGCGAGCACGAGCTTGCCGAGATGCTCGAGCGCATCGGTTACGCCTCGCTCGACGCGCTGGCGGATGCGGTCGTGCCGGCGGCGATCCGTCTGAAAAAGCCGATGAAGCTGACCGGCCTTGACAAGGTGCGCGGGGAGTTCGAGTTGGTCGCGTCGCTTCGCAAAATGGCGGAGCAGAATCAGGTGATGCGCTCCATGATCGGCATGGGGTACTACGACACGATCGTCCCGCCGGTCATTGGGCGCAACATCCTCGAAAACCCCGGCTGGTACACGCAGTACACGCCCTATCAGGCCGAGATTTCGCAGGGCCGCCTCGAAGCGCTCCTCAACTTTCAGACAATGGTCAGCGATCTGACCGCGCTGCCGCTCGCCGGCGCATCGCTGCTCGACGAGGGCACGGCCGCGGCGGAGGCGATGGCGATGTGTTTCGCCGTCGCGAACCACGACAAGCCGGCGTTCTTCATCGCCGACGATTGTCATCCGCAGACGATCAACGTCGTCCGCACGCGGGCGATTTCGATGGGCATCGAGCTGCGCGTCGGGCCGGTTGGGTCGATCGACCTTTCGTCGCAGGATATCTGCGGCGTCCTCGTGCAGTATCCGAACACGACCGGGCAGATCCATGACTACGCCGATCTGGCGGCGCAGGTGCATGGCGCGGACGCATTGCTCGTCGTGGCGACGGACCTGCTCGCGCTGACGCTGCTCAAAGCCCCGGGCGAATTCGGGGCGGACATCGCCGTCGGTTCGTCGCAGCGCTTCGGCGTGCCGATGGGCTACGGCGGACCGCACGCGGCGTTCCTGTCCACGCATGAAAAATACGCCCGCAAGATGCCTGGCCGACTCGTCGGCGTCTCGCGCGACTCGGCGGGCAATCCGGCGTACCGCCTCTCCATCCAGACCCGCGAGCAGCACATCAAGCGCGACCGCGCGACGAGCAACATCTGCACCGCGCAGGTGCTGCTGGCCATCATGGCGGGCATGTACGCCGTGTACCACGGTCCCGAAGGCCTGACGCGCATCGCCCGGCGCGTGCATGGTTATGCTTCGCTCCTCGCCCGGGGCGTTCAGCGACTGGGTCATGCGCTTTTGACCACGACTTACTTCGACACGCTCGCCGTCGAACCGGCAACGCCCGCCGGTCCGATCGTCGCCGGCGCCCTGAAGCGCGGCCTCAATCTGCGCCGCTTCGCCGACGGTTCCATCGGCATCGCGCTTGATGAAACGACAACCCGCGCGGACATCGCCGATGTCCTCGCGGCATTCAACGAAGGGGTCGTTCCCGAATGGTTCGCCGACGAAGCGGCGAGCGCGGATGATCTGACGGTCGATCAGCGCCTCGTGCGTCGCTCGTCGTTCCTGACGCATCCGGTCTTCAACGCGTATCACGCGGAGCACGAGATGCTCCGCTACATTCGCCGGCTCGAGTCGCGCGATCTGTCGCTGTGCCATTCGATGATCCCGCTCGGGTCGTGCACGATGAAGCTCAATGCGACCAGCGAGATGATTCCCGTCACCTGGCCGCAGTTCGGCAAGCTGCATCCCTTCGCCCCGGCCGATCAGGCCAAGGGGTATGCGAAGCTGTTTGAAGATTTGGAAACGTGGCTGGCGCAAGTGACGGGTTTCGCCGCCGTGTCGCTTCAGCCCAACGCCGGCTCGCAGGGCGAGTACGCGGGTCTGCTCGCCATCCGCGGGTATCACGAAGCCCGCAACGACACGCATCGCACCGTCTGTCTGATTCCCACAAGCGCGCACGGGACCAACCCCGCCTCCGCCGTCATCGCCGGGTTCTCCGTCGTGACCGTCGCCTGCGATGCGAACGGCAACATCGACCTCGACGACCTTGCCGCCAAAGCCACCGAGCACGCTGACAATCTCGCGGCGCTGATGATCACGTACCCTTCGACGCACGGCGTCTTCGAAGCCGGGGTGCGCGATGCGTGCAGGATCGTTCACGAGCGCGGCGGGCTCGTCTACATGGACGGCGCCAACATGAACGCGCAGGTCGGCCTGACCAGCCCCGGCGAAATCGGGGCCGACGTCTGCCATCTCAACCTGCACAAAACCTTCTGCATCCCACACGGCGGCGGCGGTCCGGGCATGGGCCCCATCGCCGTCAACGACAAGCTCAAGGACTTTTTGCCGTCGCATCCGCTCGTCGAGGACGCCGCCGTCGGTCCGGTCAGCGCCGCGCCGTGGGGCTCGGCCAGCATCCTGCCGATCTCGTGGGTTTACATCGCACTGATGGGCGCCGAAGGACTGACGCGCGCGACGCAGGTGGCGATCCTCAACGCCAACTACATCGCCCGCCGCCTCGCCGGTCATTACGATGTCGTCTACACCGGGCAGCACGGCCTCGTCGCGCACGAGTGCATCATGGACTGCCGCGAATTCCTGCACTCCGCCCATGTGAGCGTCGAAGACATCGCCAAGCGGCTCATGGACTACGGGTTCCACGCCCCGACGATGAGCTGGCCCGTCGGCGGCACGCTCATGATCGAGCCCACCGAGTCCGAATCCAAGGCGGAGCTCGACCGCTTCTGCGATGCGATGATCAGCATCCGCGAGGAAATCCGCGCCATCGAGCGCGGCGACATGGACGGCGAAGACAATCCGCTGCACCACGCCCCGCACACCGCAGCCGTGGTCACCGCCGACGAATGGACCCGCAAGTATTCGCGCCAGCAGGCGGCGTATCCCGCGCCGTGGCTCAAGCAGTACAAGTTCTGGCCCAGCGTCGGCCGCATCGACAACCCCTACGGCGACCGCAACCTCATCTGCACCTGCCCGCCGCTCAGCGCGTACGGCAAGTGA
- a CDS encoding FHA domain-containing protein: MPRNVLRCRPRRDSVGVRVPHPEWNASGVRRRREGLPVLIITIVSGPEKGRVFRLDDARTHRIGRHRGSIPLDDRSVSSSHAEIAQHNGLWMVTDLDSSNGTWVNKQPVKGEPAPLSDGDRIQFGRTMVVFNVVEADAAGDTSAGSSAVRSAMAVEENNQKLLTEILDLLRAQANEPMALAADHHDDDTTVDLLQKVLAAVQTRRDEPAVHHETAPDLTPKLDAIIELVSQRDDADLSRKLDQLRAAMPAPADAADDQLLGKLDELLARIDKLPQTLPAPVAAAKPADDPRVQHILDAVTKESPDTITPKLDALRQAIEARAAAEPDPRLDELLAAVRAIHIPQAPAAVDLTPVLEALSKLPTRAVETKLDKLLLTTQVDNAAYIAPKLQSILEAVQTSSADAQREKLDAILKAVQWPTAADVNRKLDELLKAPKPVDPAAALSPKLDAVIEAVRAMRDADLHAKLDALAAAPKEDLRPLLESLAQSVAQHSDASLHAKIDALIAEPKADPGPKLEAILEAVHAMRDGELHDKLDALLAEPKDDLKPQLATMLEAINAARDGELHDKLDALANAPKADSSDKLDAILEAVKAEPDTSAAEALAQQVADLKAAVELDRTGAIAAKLEAVFETFQSRSSKALHDRLDAITDALTAPQPPAAPAVDPTITEKLDAIVARLYEPRPASHDAGDTGAKLDVLIDAVQTGREIDADFAEKLDAIVVAVDDQRQQQSARDAQFAGLVEAFLANTDHAATHEALAQIIARLDTLRDSAPAPAPAAPDVTPKLDEILAAVHANAPVAPAPGEPDPRLDKLHALVEQLYEEVATRPPAAPQPVQSEPDPRIDQVLEHLRALPAEAPTIAPDPRLDQIIDKLSALAAASAPVAPSVEPDARIDDILAAVRALPTEAPAAPASEPDHRIDTVLAELTALKATRPVAGETAPLTLPQMPDHAPMLERILEAVQAKSHAAAPMPGAFNTNRVETLLEQLLGRMASLSTVPNPERVVSDMFGLLRSLEQEQQRQADTLRELMADMERQRRRPSAAPKLDDDDEDRTINSLLVYEPPRRGATPAASVVVPHRPQSRGSSGHRSVLLTVMLYLGITLFVVWGVLTLKDGRAFNPFGAEPEHITPAPVSPTGNSITPSPIDTSAPSASAAALSSRTARLP, translated from the coding sequence GTGCCGCGCAATGTTTTGCGATGTCGGCCGCGCCGGGACTCCGTTGGGGTCAGAGTCCCGCATCCGGAATGGAACGCTTCCGGGGTGCGTCGGCGTCGAGAGGGCCTGCCCGTGCTGATCATCACCATCGTGTCCGGTCCCGAGAAGGGCCGGGTGTTTCGTCTCGACGATGCGCGCACGCACCGGATCGGTCGCCATCGCGGATCGATCCCGCTCGACGATCGCTCCGTCTCAAGCAGCCACGCCGAGATCGCCCAGCACAACGGCCTGTGGATGGTCACCGATCTGGACTCGTCCAACGGGACATGGGTCAACAAGCAACCGGTCAAAGGCGAGCCCGCCCCGCTCAGCGACGGCGACCGCATTCAGTTCGGGCGCACCATGGTCGTCTTCAACGTCGTCGAAGCCGACGCCGCCGGGGACACCAGCGCCGGCTCCTCCGCTGTCCGGTCGGCGATGGCGGTCGAGGAAAATAATCAGAAGCTCTTGACCGAGATTCTCGATCTGCTCCGCGCGCAGGCCAACGAGCCGATGGCGCTGGCGGCGGATCATCATGACGATGACACCACCGTCGATCTGCTTCAAAAGGTGCTCGCGGCCGTGCAGACCCGGCGGGACGAACCGGCGGTTCATCACGAAACCGCCCCCGACCTGACGCCCAAGCTCGACGCCATCATCGAACTCGTCAGCCAGCGCGATGACGCGGACCTTTCCCGCAAACTCGATCAGCTTCGCGCCGCAATGCCGGCCCCCGCCGACGCGGCGGATGACCAGCTGCTGGGCAAGCTCGACGAACTGCTCGCCCGCATCGACAAGCTGCCGCAGACCCTGCCCGCGCCCGTCGCCGCCGCGAAGCCCGCCGACGATCCTCGCGTTCAGCACATTCTCGATGCCGTCACCAAAGAATCGCCCGACACGATCACGCCCAAACTCGACGCCCTGCGCCAAGCCATCGAAGCCCGCGCGGCCGCCGAGCCGGACCCGCGGCTCGATGAGCTTCTGGCGGCGGTGCGCGCGATTCATATCCCCCAAGCCCCCGCCGCCGTCGATCTGACGCCGGTCCTCGAAGCGTTGTCCAAGCTGCCGACGCGCGCGGTCGAGACGAAGCTCGACAAGCTGCTGCTCACCACGCAGGTCGACAATGCCGCCTACATCGCGCCGAAGCTTCAGTCGATTCTCGAAGCGGTGCAGACCAGTTCCGCCGATGCGCAGCGTGAAAAGCTCGACGCCATTCTCAAGGCGGTCCAGTGGCCGACTGCCGCCGATGTGAACCGCAAGCTTGATGAACTGCTCAAGGCCCCCAAGCCCGTCGATCCCGCCGCGGCGCTTTCGCCGAAGCTCGATGCGGTCATCGAAGCCGTGCGCGCGATGCGTGATGCGGACCTGCATGCGAAACTCGACGCCCTCGCCGCCGCGCCGAAGGAGGACCTCAGGCCGCTGCTCGAATCGCTGGCGCAGTCGGTCGCGCAGCACAGCGATGCGTCGCTGCACGCCAAGATCGATGCGCTGATCGCCGAGCCGAAGGCCGACCCGGGCCCGAAGCTCGAGGCGATTCTCGAAGCGGTTCATGCGATGCGCGATGGCGAGTTGCATGACAAGCTTGATGCGCTCCTGGCGGAGCCGAAAGACGATCTCAAGCCGCAGCTTGCCACGATGCTCGAAGCGATCAACGCCGCGCGCGATGGCGAGTTGCATGACAAACTTGACGCGCTGGCGAATGCTCCGAAGGCGGACTCCAGCGACAAACTCGATGCGATTCTTGAAGCGGTCAAGGCGGAGCCGGACACATCCGCCGCCGAGGCGCTGGCTCAGCAGGTCGCCGACCTCAAGGCCGCCGTTGAACTCGACCGCACCGGCGCGATCGCGGCGAAGCTCGAAGCGGTGTTCGAGACGTTCCAGTCCCGTTCCAGCAAGGCGCTGCACGATCGGCTTGACGCCATCACCGACGCCCTGACCGCCCCGCAGCCCCCTGCCGCGCCTGCCGTCGACCCGACGATCACCGAAAAGCTCGACGCCATCGTCGCCCGGCTCTACGAACCGCGCCCCGCGTCCCACGACGCCGGCGACACGGGCGCTAAACTCGATGTGCTCATCGACGCCGTGCAGACCGGCCGCGAGATCGATGCCGACTTCGCTGAGAAGCTCGACGCCATCGTGGTCGCCGTCGATGATCAGCGTCAGCAGCAATCCGCCCGCGACGCGCAGTTCGCCGGCCTCGTCGAGGCCTTCCTCGCCAATACCGATCACGCCGCCACGCACGAAGCCCTCGCCCAGATCATCGCCCGGCTCGACACGCTGCGCGACTCGGCCCCGGCCCCCGCACCCGCCGCGCCGGATGTGACGCCCAAGCTCGATGAAATCCTCGCGGCCGTGCACGCCAACGCCCCCGTCGCCCCGGCTCCCGGCGAGCCCGACCCGCGGCTCGACAAGCTCCATGCGCTCGTCGAGCAGCTTTACGAGGAAGTCGCCACGCGTCCCCCCGCCGCGCCGCAGCCGGTGCAGAGCGAACCCGACCCGCGGATCGATCAGGTGCTCGAACACCTGCGCGCCCTGCCCGCCGAAGCGCCGACCATCGCGCCCGATCCGCGGCTGGATCAGATCATCGACAAGCTTAGCGCCCTCGCCGCCGCCTCCGCGCCGGTCGCGCCGAGCGTCGAGCCCGATGCGCGGATCGATGACATTCTCGCAGCCGTGCGAGCGCTGCCGACCGAGGCGCCGGCCGCACCGGCGAGCGAGCCCGATCATCGCATCGACACCGTGCTCGCCGAGCTGACGGCCCTCAAGGCGACGCGGCCGGTCGCCGGTGAAACCGCACCGCTGACGCTGCCGCAGATGCCGGATCACGCACCGATGCTCGAGCGGATTCTCGAAGCGGTGCAGGCCAAATCGCACGCCGCCGCGCCGATGCCGGGGGCGTTCAATACGAATCGCGTGGAGACGTTGCTCGAACAATTGCTAGGACGGATGGCCAGTCTGTCGACCGTGCCCAATCCCGAGCGTGTCGTCAGCGACATGTTCGGCCTGCTGCGCTCGCTGGAGCAGGAGCAACAGCGTCAGGCGGACACGCTGCGCGAGTTGATGGCCGACATGGAGCGCCAGCGCCGCCGGCCGAGCGCCGCACCGAAGCTCGATGACGACGATGAAGATCGCACGATCAACAGTCTGCTCGTGTACGAACCGCCCCGCCGCGGCGCGACGCCGGCCGCGTCGGTGGTCGTCCCGCACCGCCCGCAATCGCGCGGCTCGTCGGGCCACCGGTCGGTGCTGCTGACCGTCATGCTGTACCTGGGCATTACGCTTTTCGTCGTCTGGGGCGTGCTGACGCTCAAGGACGGCCGGGCGTTCAATCCGTTCGGCGCGGAGCCCGAACACATCACGCCCGCCCCCGTCTCGCCGACGGGCAACAGCATCACGCCCTCGCCCATCGACACGTCCGCCCCCAGCGCCTCGGCCGCCGCCTTGTCCTCACGGACCGCCCGCCTGCCATAA
- the sppA gene encoding signal peptide peptidase SppA, which yields MIKEPIMMRFAMMVCAAATLGGCGPISFTLGSSPADRKIESSVVQDAGGFVSDRVAIIDVTGLITNSSSKGFLSESDNPVGLLHEKLEEARTDSRVKAIILRLNTPGGTVTASDAMYREVKRFREMSGKPVVAMMMDVTASGGYYLSCAADEIVAYPTTITGSIGVIMQTVSFKPVMDKIGISADAITSGPNKAAGSPLESLKPEQRALFQQIVDDFYGRFKGIVKDSRPKIPADQWAIVTDGRVFTGTEAAKLGLVDDVGDLYDAFAVAKKRAGIERANLVLYHREGDMHGSAYAEAPNIPTGTTQINLAQINVQAMGETSSGAFWYLWQAGGP from the coding sequence ATGATCAAGGAGCCAATCATGATGCGGTTTGCAATGATGGTATGTGCGGCGGCGACGCTCGGCGGCTGCGGGCCGATTTCGTTTACGCTCGGGTCCTCGCCGGCGGATCGGAAGATCGAATCGAGCGTCGTGCAGGATGCCGGCGGTTTCGTGAGCGATCGCGTGGCGATCATTGACGTCACGGGGCTCATCACCAATTCTTCGAGCAAGGGCTTTTTGAGCGAGTCGGACAATCCGGTGGGGCTCCTGCACGAGAAACTCGAAGAAGCACGCACGGACAGTCGCGTCAAGGCGATCATCCTCCGGCTCAACACGCCCGGCGGAACGGTGACGGCCTCGGATGCGATGTACCGCGAAGTGAAGCGGTTCAGGGAAATGAGCGGCAAGCCGGTCGTGGCCATGATGATGGACGTCACGGCCAGCGGGGGCTATTACCTGTCGTGCGCGGCGGACGAGATCGTGGCGTACCCGACGACGATCACCGGCAGCATCGGCGTCATCATGCAGACCGTCAGCTTCAAACCCGTCATGGACAAAATCGGCATCAGCGCCGACGCCATCACCAGCGGGCCCAACAAGGCGGCGGGCTCGCCGCTCGAATCGCTCAAGCCCGAGCAGCGCGCGCTCTTTCAGCAAATCGTCGATGACTTTTACGGACGCTTCAAAGGCATCGTGAAGGACAGCCGCCCGAAGATTCCGGCGGATCAGTGGGCGATCGTGACGGACGGACGGGTGTTCACCGGAACCGAAGCGGCGAAACTCGGCCTCGTCGACGACGTCGGCGATCTGTACGACGCGTTCGCCGTCGCCAAGAAGCGCGCCGGTATTGAGCGAGCGAATCTCGTGCTCTATCACCGCGAAGGCGACATGCACGGGTCGGCTTATGCGGAGGCGCCGAACATTCCGACGGGGACAACGCAGATCAACCTCGCGCAGATCAACGTGCAGGCGATGGGCGAGACGAGTTCGGGGGCGTTCTGGTACTTATGGCAGGCGGGCGGTCCGTGA
- a CDS encoding DUF3445 domain-containing protein has product MTLTFPFESGRYDVAVGVRPISGPYFVCDDDLSRYQAAKSASGATTLFHDCPHEVRRVAWAFVSNRVNKAYGFDLPGALPGAYHEGAFEALGGRIAEDMAIVCAEGGREWAGMIDVRLPSGWNPAEKIGRSFAEIHAPVPGMAAINRAGPSVVNMMIEKKPMERYVWGVQFDDQFDKHPQRARHAVFDPDRPRLFVRHERQIIVGFPSVRAALFIIRLSLHEVSTLRAAQRVGLAAALRSMTPEQRKYKGVADAFDAIIRYLGT; this is encoded by the coding sequence ATGACTCTCACATTTCCATTTGAATCAGGGCGGTATGACGTCGCGGTCGGCGTGCGGCCGATCAGCGGGCCTTATTTTGTATGCGACGACGATCTATCGCGCTATCAGGCGGCCAAGTCGGCCAGCGGGGCGACAACCTTGTTTCACGATTGCCCGCATGAGGTCCGCCGCGTGGCGTGGGCGTTTGTCAGCAATCGCGTCAACAAGGCCTACGGCTTCGACCTTCCGGGGGCACTTCCGGGGGCGTATCACGAGGGCGCGTTCGAGGCGCTGGGCGGAAGGATCGCGGAGGACATGGCGATCGTCTGCGCGGAAGGCGGGCGCGAATGGGCGGGCATGATCGATGTGCGTTTGCCGAGCGGATGGAACCCGGCGGAGAAGATCGGGCGGAGCTTCGCGGAGATTCACGCGCCGGTGCCGGGCATGGCGGCGATCAACCGGGCGGGGCCGTCGGTGGTGAACATGATGATCGAGAAGAAGCCGATGGAGCGGTACGTATGGGGCGTGCAGTTCGATGATCAGTTCGACAAGCATCCGCAGCGTGCGCGTCATGCGGTGTTCGACCCCGATCGACCGCGCCTGTTCGTGCGACACGAACGGCAGATCATCGTGGGCTTCCCCTCCGTCCGGGCGGCGTTGTTCATCATCCGTCTGTCGCTGCATGAGGTCAGCACGCTCAGGGCCGCCCAGCGTGTGGGGCTCGCCGCCGCCCTGCGATCGATGACGCCCGAGCAGCGGAAGTACAAGGGCGTGGCGGATGCGTTTGATGCGATCATCAGATATCTCGGCACATGA